In Parasegetibacter sp. NRK P23, the genomic stretch TGTTCCTTCATCATTTCGAATAGGGTCACTTTCGTGGCGATGAGTTGGGAGAAATTTTGTTTGTCCTGCTCCACTTCGTACTGTGTCAGTTTCAAATTGGCAGCGGCCGTTTTCGCTCTTGACCTTGATCTTCCCCAGTCGAGGATAGGTACGGTAAACTGCAGTTGCACGAGTTGCTGGTTCCGCGGCGCGTTGTACAATTTTGAAAAACTTGTGGCGCTGTTGGAGAAACCCAGGTTCGCCGTAAGGGAAGCGGTTACGCCGTTGGCCCCTTTCGCCATGGCCACATCACGTTCGGCCTCCACTACTTTTCTTACAAAAGCAATGGCATCGGCATTGTTCTCCATGGCTTCGCTTAAAACTTTTTCGGTGGGTATCACCACATTTATTTCAGAAGGGGGAAGTTCCAGCACGATCTTACCTTTCTGCTGAAGACCTGTGTAGGAACGGAGGTTCAGCATGGCCATTTCCATATCGCGTCTTGCGGAGCCGAGTGATTTTTCGGCCTTCAGTGCTTCCAGTTGCAGTTGAAGCATTTCATTGCGCGCGATCTTGCCCAGACTAAACTTTTCGTCGGCGATGGCCTGCATTCTTTTGGTGTTCTGCAAATTCGTTTCGGCCACCTGATAATTTACCTGCGCCAGCAGGAGGTCGAAATAATAAGTGGTGGCGTTTACAGCAACGTATTCCATATCGGAGATGAACTGCTGTTCGCTTTCCCGGTATTTCAGCGGTTCTACTTTGTTGTCCCATTTCAGTTTGTTGAAACCGAAGATGGGCTGGTTGTAGCCGATGGTGTAGGGTACCGCGTTGTACAGGGTGGTGTTCCTGTCGAAATCATCGAAGCGTTGCAGTTCCGTGGCTCCGTAGATGGTTCCGCCGGTTGCCGTGATGCCCTGGCTGAAAGAAAGGTTCAGCATGGAATTGTTGTTATGCACGGGCTGGAACAACACTGTTCCGTTGGGCTGCAACACCTGGTAGAAGGTGCGTTGAAAACCGGGAAGTGTGCCCTGGAGTTGCAGTTGCGGCGCATAATTAGAACGGTAGGTGCGCCATTCCCAGTAACGCGTTTCTTTCAAAGTGGCGGCCTGCCTTGCGGCGATGGAACCCTGTTTGGCCATCTCCACCACTTCGTTCAGGGATAACCGTATGGTATCTTCCGTTTGTTGCGCCAGCGCCATTCTCCCGAAAAGCAACAGGCCCGTTATGATAGCTGTTCTCATTTCGTGATGATGATTTCCCTGGCGTTTTTAAAACTGTTCATATCCGATGTAATGATCACTTCCCCGGCTCGGATATTCCCCGCCAGTTCCACGTAATCGAAGTTGCTCAATCCTTTCTGCACGGTCCTCCGTTCCGCTTTTTCTCCTTTCACCACGAATACATCCTGCGTACCCCCACTCCCGGTGAACGCTGGGCCATTCTGCACCCGAAGTACATTGGCATGCCTGTTGGTGACCACATATACATCCACTTTCAGCGAAGGGCGCAACAACGAATCCTGTGTATCCAGCCGTACATCGAAGTTGACCAGGCCATTTTTTACGGAGGGATATACCGCCACAATTTCGCCGCGCTGTTTTTTGTTGTTGATGCCCACAATTACCGGCATCCCGTTGTGCAGTTCTTCCAGGTATGCATCGGAGATGCTGCCCGCTATTTTAAAACTACTGAGGTCCGCTATCCGCACCAGTTCCGCGCCTTCGCCTATGGAAGCGCCCACATTCTTATTGATCCAGGTGATCACGCCTGGCCGCGTGGCAATGATGCCCGCCAGTTCCTTTTTCCGGGCCATCTCACTGAGTTCGTGCCGCTGGATCGTCACTTCAATTTCAGATTCCCTGATTTCCACCTTCATGGTCTGTTGCTTGCTCTGGATTTCATTCTCCAGTTGTATCTTTTCCAGCCGGGCCACTTTCAGGTTCATTTCGGCCTGCTCCACGCTTTCCCGCGTACCACCGCCCGCTTTGAACAAACGACGCGCACTTTCCACTTCCGCCTCCAGGCTGCTGATGCGGAGTTGCTTGATGTCGTTGCCCGATTTCAGGTCGAAATAGCTCTTGTTCAACTCCAGCTTCAGTTTCCGAAGGTTGTTCTCTTTGGATTCGAGTAAGAATTTTGCTTTGTCGAAAGCGGATTCAATAGCGGCTTTATCCAGTTTCAGCAATGATTGTCCTTTCACCACTGAAGTGCCCGCATCCGCCAGTACTTCCAGGATCGCCGCCTGTACCGGACTGGTAATCACTTCTTCAAATTCCGGCAATACTTCTCCGGAAGCCGTGATGGTGTTTTCCACGTCGCCGGTCTCTACAACAGCCGTGGTGATGCTGTTGGCTGGCACGGTTGTACGGAAGGTGTTGCGCAGCAGCATGATCAATGTAAGGATCACGATGATGGAAGCCGCTACAACCAGCAGCAGCTTCCTTTTTTTCATGGCATATACTTCTTTGGGGAGGGCTCGGTCCATTTACTCGTATTTTGGACAGAAGTGTTCCAAGCCGGATGCCAGAATTAATATATTGAAAATGAACAAATTGAAAAGGGAGGAAATAAAAAAACTGTCCGGAATCGGACAGTCATGTTCGGAATTAAGTATTGATGTCGGGAGATCACGCGTTTGTTCCTTCAAAAGCGGCCCGGATTTTTTCAATATCTATTTTTTTCATCTGCATCATGGCTTTGGTGGCGCGCTCCGCTTTTTCCTTGTCCGGATCTGTCATCATGCTGGTCAGCTCCACAGGCACGACCTGCCAGGAAACACCAAATTTGTCTTTTAACCATCCACATTGTGATTCCTCCCCTCCTTTTACCAACGCATCATAGAAATGATCGTTCTCGGCCTGGTTCTCGCAGTTGATGATGAGTGAAACCCCTTCGCTGAAAGAAAATTCATGGGAAATACTGCTGTCCATCACCATAAACTCCTGCCCTTCCATATTGAACTGACCGTGCATGACCATTCCTTCCTGCTGTGCCGCTCCTGGACCGTACTTCAGCAGATGCCGCAGTTGATGTCCTGAAAATACGGTA encodes the following:
- a CDS encoding efflux RND transporter periplasmic adaptor subunit, with the translated sequence MDRALPKEVYAMKKRKLLLVVAASIIVILTLIMLLRNTFRTTVPANSITTAVVETGDVENTITASGEVLPEFEEVITSPVQAAILEVLADAGTSVVKGQSLLKLDKAAIESAFDKAKFLLESKENNLRKLKLELNKSYFDLKSGNDIKQLRISSLEAEVESARRLFKAGGGTRESVEQAEMNLKVARLEKIQLENEIQSKQQTMKVEIRESEIEVTIQRHELSEMARKKELAGIIATRPGVITWINKNVGASIGEGAELVRIADLSSFKIAGSISDAYLEELHNGMPVIVGINNKKQRGEIVAVYPSVKNGLVNFDVRLDTQDSLLRPSLKVDVYVVTNRHANVLRVQNGPAFTGSGGTQDVFVVKGEKAERRTVQKGLSNFDYVELAGNIRAGEVIITSDMNSFKNAREIIITK
- a CDS encoding TolC family protein, which translates into the protein MRTAIITGLLLFGRMALAQQTEDTIRLSLNEVVEMAKQGSIAARQAATLKETRYWEWRTYRSNYAPQLQLQGTLPGFQRTFYQVLQPNGTVLFQPVHNNNSMLNLSFSQGITATGGTIYGATELQRFDDFDRNTTLYNAVPYTIGYNQPIFGFNKLKWDNKVEPLKYRESEQQFISDMEYVAVNATTYYFDLLLAQVNYQVAETNLQNTKRMQAIADEKFSLGKIARNEMLQLQLEALKAEKSLGSARRDMEMAMLNLRSYTGLQQKGKIVLELPPSEINVVIPTEKVLSEAMENNADAIAFVRKVVEAERDVAMAKGANGVTASLTANLGFSNSATSFSKLYNAPRNQQLVQLQFTVPILDWGRSRSRAKTAAANLKLTQYEVEQDKQNFSQLIATKVTLFEMMKEQVVLSGMADSIASEKYLIANNRYALGNMSITDLSIAFQEKDQAKRDYITAMANFWGVYYELRFLSLYDFSKQEKISYPSLNTHQ